TATGCGGAAGAAGCGACAGATAAAGATGCGACCCTGAAAGGGGTGGGTGGTACCGGTGGAGGTATCCTCTCTTATATGAGTTATGGTGATTTCAGACTGGACGATACAGGTTTCTACAACTCTGAAATGCTGTTCCCGTCCGGACTGGTACTGGATGGAGATATCTCCAAAGCCTTCGATGTTGATCCAAACAAGATCACAGAAGATGTGACACACTCATGGTATGAGGGGACCGGCGCACCGGAGCATCCGTATGATGGTACGACTATTCCGAAATATACAGGGCTCGAGAAAAAAGAGGATGGATACTCCTATCTGAAGACGGATGAGAAATATTCATGGATCAAATCACCGCTTTACGATGGTAAAAAAGTCGAAGTCGGTCCTCTGGCACGTATGGTGGTCGGGTATGTCAAAGGTGACAAGCGTATTACCAAATATGTAGGAAATTTCCTCAAAAGAGCCAATCTTCCTGTTACGGTACTCTTCTCGACTGTCGGTCGTACAGCGGCAAGAGCCATTGAAACAGAGCTGATGGGTGATATTATGATGGAGTGGGTTGACGAACTGGCAAAGAATGCTGCATCGGGAGATCTCTCTACCTGGACTGAATTCGATTTCGACAAAGTCAGTGTCGATACCAAAGGTATGGGACTGGCAGAAGCACCGAGAGGGGCTTTGGGACACTGGGTAAAAGTGAAGAACGGTAAAGTTGAGAACTATCAGGCGGTCGTACCTTCTACCTGGAATGCGGGTCCAAGAGGGCCGAACGGTGAGATCGGTGCTTATGAAGGTGCACTTATCGGTACCAAAGTTGCAAACCCTGAAGAGCCGTTGGAGATCATTCGTACGATCCATAGTTTCGACCCATGTATTGCCTGTGCGGTGCATGTGGTCGATACAAAAGGTAAGGAGTTGGCTGTCTACAAAGTTGATCCTACCTGTGCATTCTAAAGGAGGCTGTTATGTCTAAACCAGGATATAAACAAGTCAAGCGTATGACAGCTTTTATGAGGCTCAACCATTGGGTTGTCGCCACCTGTATGGTTGCAGCGGTAATAACAGGTCTCTATATCGGGCATCCCTATTACCAGAGTTTCATTGCTGATCCTGCTGTAAACAAGTATGTCATGGCTTGGAACAGATGGATCCATTTCATGGTGGCGATCATTTTTGATGTCAGCAGTATTGTTATCGCATATCTGTATTTCTTCTCAAGATTTGAAAAGCCGATACTGAAACTGATCCCGACACCAAAGAATATCATGGAGTTCTTTGAAGTCCTGATCAACCTTTTGACACTGAACAGAAGAAAGAAGTTTGATTCAAGCCATGCGGACAGTTTTAATGCAGTATTTTTCTTTATTTTCCATGTGCTTCTTCTCTGGATGCTTTTGACCGGATTGCAGCTTTATGTACACGGTCTTGAATCGGGCCTTAGCAGTATCGGCAAGTGGTGGCCTGCTATGCTGCACTGGGCTACGGATTGGACGATCCCGGCAAGTTCATGGTTGGTCGGAGGTGCAATGCCGACACTTATGGATGTACGTATCGTGCACCACCTTTCAATGTGGCTGATCATTGTTTGGGTCGTCTTCCATATCTACTATCAGATCTGGAGAACGATCTTCTGGAAAGAGGGAGATATCGCCATTGTGGTCGGCGGTACGAAATTCGTAAAAGAGGATAAGGAAGGGTAAACCTTCTTTGTCTGAAAAGAGAGAATGTGTCATACAATAAGGTAGCGTTGATAGGGATTGGGAATATCATGTTCCATGATGAAGGTTTGGGAGCCTACCTTGTCAAATATATTGAAGAAAATTACCACCTTCCTGAGAACCTGTCCGTGATCGAAGGTGGTACGCTCGGCTTTACGCTGATGACCTACTATCAGGAGTATGACAAGATCATTATTGTGGGTACCGGATCGAAAGAAGGTAAGATCGGTATGATCCACAGTGAATCCACGGAAGAGGTTTTGGCACAGGGGGCTATACGCCAGACTGCCAATGAAGTGGAGATCACCATGATGCTTGAGATCTGCTCCTTTCACGAAGATATGGGTGAGGTACAGCTCATTACCATGATCCCTGAAGATATCATCGATGTATGTAACGGTTTGACCCCATCTGTACTTGAACATATGCCGAAGCTTGTAAATGCGACACTTGAAGAACTGGAGAGGTCTGGTATCGTATTGCAGAAAAAAGATGCTGACGAGGTCTCTTTTGAAACGATCGTCGATGCCTATGCCAATCCCACTGCACCAAGGATTTTTTAACTATGTATTTTATCTTTGAGATGGAGTTTGGCTCGAACAAACACCATATCAGTGGGCTTATTGAAGCCTACAGTACTTCATTCGGTATGGCGTGCGAGGTCATTCATTCTCAAAAACATATTATGATCCTCTTTGACAAAGAGGATGAAAAGATCGAATCTTTTCTTCTTGGATTGAACGATATTCTCCCCGCCTCCATTTTTCTTGGTAAGAGCAGGCACTACTTCAGTGAAGAGAAACCGGAGTTGTCTGCCATTAAAAAAGTCAATACACCATTGAACCTCTCTTTATGCCCCAGCTGCCAAAAAGAGATGTTCGATGTCAGCAGCAGACGCTACTACTATCCGTTCACTTCCTGTAATTCCTGCGGATCACAGCATCCTTTTATGACAGGGTACCCTTATGAAAGAACAGAGAGTACCATGAAATTTCTTGTGCCCTGTACCGCCTGTCAGGAGGAAATGAAGAGTAATGCTTTACGTAGAGAGTATCCTCTGATCTCCTGTATAGATTGCGGTATTTCTGTGAAAATGAATGACGGAAAGTCCGAACGTTACGCCAATGACAAGGGAAGCTACCGGAAACTGTTTGAAGTAAGTGCGGCTGCTATTGAAAAGGGCAAAAGTGTTTTGATGCAGACCACCAATGGATACCGTAAGTTCTTTCTGCCCACTGCAGAGATGCGATTGCAGGAGAGTATACTTTTAATGACGGATGCCAGCGGTTTCAATACGCATCTTATGATGATCACACAGGAGTTCAATGCACTTATGAGTATAGAACGTCCTCTGGTCAGGGTCTCAACGAAGAGTGATGAGCTCAAAGCACTCTATGGGTCCACAACACTGGTGAAATATCCTGATGACGGCATGACCATGCTATTGGCACGGGAACTGGTCAATCTGGAGGTCCCCTATATTGCCTATATCGAGTGTGATGAAGAGGTAGAAGCGGATTTCCTGGTCGACTTTGATATTCCGGTCGAAGCACAGAAAGATTCAAAACTCTTCATCAACCAGGATATGAAGTTCTATATCTCCGGAGAGCGTGTGATCTTCCCGGCTGTGGTGGATGAGGTGCGTGACGTGGTCTCTGTTGCACATGACCTGGCAGCCGTCCCTATGGATGATGTGATGCTCCTCGATGCCATGGAGCGTTTCGATGCGATACAGACATCCAGACTGAATGTATTGGAAGGCGAGGAGTTCGAAAGCGAACACCCCAATGAGAGACGTTTCGAA
The window above is part of the Sulfurovum riftiae genome. Proteins encoded here:
- a CDS encoding nickel-dependent hydrogenase large subunit codes for the protein MAENNATVVTEETAAPAESAAPAAEAPKAGKKHIIVDPITRIEGHLRIEAVIDENNKIVDAWSSSTMFRGIETILKGRDPRDCGLMAMRICGVCTGTHYQRSIEAVEDAFDITIPKNARLVRNLIQGALYVHDHLVHFYHLHALDFVDVVSATKADPAATAAEAVKWAGVAGHKPYISAEADFKAVQDRIVKFVKEGRLGIFGNGYWGNPHYKLTPEQNLIGVAHYLKALDVQREMAKMQAIFGGKNPHPQSIVVGGVTCVQDIQNPARIALFKQLLKESNEFIKGAYLPDVYMAGTMYAEEATDKDATLKGVGGTGGGILSYMSYGDFRLDDTGFYNSEMLFPSGLVLDGDISKAFDVDPNKITEDVTHSWYEGTGAPEHPYDGTTIPKYTGLEKKEDGYSYLKTDEKYSWIKSPLYDGKKVEVGPLARMVVGYVKGDKRITKYVGNFLKRANLPVTVLFSTVGRTAARAIETELMGDIMMEWVDELAKNAASGDLSTWTEFDFDKVSVDTKGMGLAEAPRGALGHWVKVKNGKVENYQAVVPSTWNAGPRGPNGEIGAYEGALIGTKVANPEEPLEIIRTIHSFDPCIACAVHVVDTKGKELAVYKVDPTCAF
- a CDS encoding cytochrome b/b6 domain-containing protein; translation: MSKPGYKQVKRMTAFMRLNHWVVATCMVAAVITGLYIGHPYYQSFIADPAVNKYVMAWNRWIHFMVAIIFDVSSIVIAYLYFFSRFEKPILKLIPTPKNIMEFFEVLINLLTLNRRKKFDSSHADSFNAVFFFIFHVLLLWMLLTGLQLYVHGLESGLSSIGKWWPAMLHWATDWTIPASSWLVGGAMPTLMDVRIVHHLSMWLIIVWVVFHIYYQIWRTIFWKEGDIAIVVGGTKFVKEDKEG
- a CDS encoding HyaD/HybD family hydrogenase maturation endopeptidase, which produces MSYNKVALIGIGNIMFHDEGLGAYLVKYIEENYHLPENLSVIEGGTLGFTLMTYYQEYDKIIIVGTGSKEGKIGMIHSESTEEVLAQGAIRQTANEVEITMMLEICSFHEDMGEVQLITMIPEDIIDVCNGLTPSVLEHMPKLVNATLEELERSGIVLQKKDADEVSFETIVDAYANPTAPRIF